A DNA window from Vigna angularis cultivar LongXiaoDou No.4 chromosome 1, ASM1680809v1, whole genome shotgun sequence contains the following coding sequences:
- the LOC108319405 gene encoding 3-oxoacyl-[acyl-carrier-protein] synthase I, chloroplastic encodes MQALNSLTLRTSPLDPLRAPNNAANRRAAASKRVFFVSATAAPKVSAPQRQKDPKKRVVITGMGLASVFGNDVEGYYEKLLTGESGITAIDRFDASKFPTRFGGQIRGFSAEGYIDGKNDRRLDDCLRYCIVAGKKALESADLAADNLTKLDKERAGVLVGSGMGGLTVFSDGVQALIEKGHRKITPFFIPYAITNMGSALLGIDLGFMGPNYSISTACATSNYCFYAAANHIRRGEADLMIAGGTEAAIIPIGLGGFVACRALSQRNDDPKTASRPWDQGRDGFVMGEGAGVLVMESLEHAMKRGAPIIAEYLGGAVNCDAYHMTDPRSDGLGVSSCIQSSLEDAGVSPEEVNYINAHATSTLAGDLAEINAIKKVFKDTSGIKINATKSMIGHCLGAAGGLEAIATVKAITTGWLHPTINQFNPEPAVDFDTVANVKQQHEVNVAISNSFGFGGHNSVVAFSAFRP; translated from the exons ATGCAAGCGCTAAACTCGCTCACCCTCCGCACTTCTCCCTTGGACCCGCTTCGCGCTCCCAACAATGCTGCCAACAGAAGAGCTGCCGCCTCCAAGCGCGTCTTCTTCGTCTCCGCCACGGCGGCGCCCAAGGTCTCTGCCCCGCAGCGCCAGAAGGACCCCAAGAAGCGCGTGGTGATCACCGGAATGGGCCTCGCGTCCGTGTTCGGCAACGACGTCGAGGGTTATTACGAGAAGCTCCTTACCGGAGAGAGTGGCATCACCGCCATCGATCGCTTCGACGCGTCCAAGTTTCCCACCCGCTTCGGCGGCCAGATCCGCGGCTTCTCTGCCGAGGGCTACATCGACGGCAAGAACGACCGCCGCCTCGACGACTGTCTCCGCTACTGCATTGTCGCCGGCAAGAAGGCCCTCGAAAGCGCCGACCTCGCCGCGGATAACCTCACCAAG CTTGATAAGGAGCGTGCGGGTGTTCTAGTGGGATCCGGAATGGGAGGCCTAACGGTGTTTTCCGACGGTGTTCAGGCTCTGATTGAGAAAGGGCACCGGAAGATAACGCCGTTTTTCATTCCGTATGCCATTACTAACATGGGTTCGGCTTTGCTTGGGATTGACCTCGGGTTCATGGGTCCTAACTATTCTATTTCCACTGCTTGTGCTACCTCCAATTATTGCTTTTATGCTGCGGCGAACCATATACGGAGAGGGGAGGCTGATTTGATGATAGCGGGTGGAACTGAGGCTGCCATCATTCCCATTGGGTTAGGAGGTTTCGTCGCTTGCAGAGCGCTTTCCCAGAGGAATGATGACCCCAAAACTGCTTCAAGGCCGTGGGATCAGGGGCGTGATGGCTTTGTTATGGGTGAAGGTGCTGGAGTTTTG GTGATGGAGAGCTTGGAACATGCCATGAAGCGAGGCGCTCCTATAATTGCTGAATACTTGGGAGGTGCTGTTAACTGTGATGCTTATCATATGACAGATCCAAGGTCTGATGGACTTGGTGTGTCTTCATGCATTCAGAGCAGCCTTGAAGATGCTGGTGTGTCACCTGAGGAG gtCAACTACATAAACGCACATGCAACTTCCACTCTTGCTGGCGACTTGGCAGAGATTAATGCTATTAAGAAGGTTTTCAAGGACACTTCCGGCATCAAAATTAATGCCACCAAG TCTATGATAGGACACTGCCTTGGTGCAGCTGGGGGGTTGGAAGCCATTGCCACTGTTAAAGCCATAACAACAGGATGGCTGCATCCAACAATCAATCAATTT AACCCAGAACCCGCAGTCGATTTTGATACAGTGGCAAATGTCAAGCAGCAGCATGAAGTCAATGTTG ctatttcaaattcatttggATTTGGTGGACACAACTCTGTGGTGGCATTCTCTGCTTTCAGGCCCTGA
- the LOC108319416 gene encoding transcription factor bHLH144 encodes MQTQEYFLPEKMVLPLADDSIDANAHMHAPLASAFDAFLPPAVGQITPFERFKLQPSEACPKNFVIFDQTDQRSRIMFNPAMTYKFNSPGLNVHANFSQDFEKNKVNQMERELSSPFEEDPNDIDALLSIGADELEDFDEEEISTARTHENYENLSDTCSSYCSKSRKRLSSSSVHKSSEANDGNNREIKRMVRMLRKIVPGGGNQMDSVTVLDEAVKYLKSLKVEVEQFGVEP; translated from the coding sequence ATGCAGACTCAGGAATATTTTCTCCCGGAGAAGATGGTACTTCCTTTGGCAGATGACTCCATTGATGCTAATGCTCATATGCATGCTCCACTTGCTTCTGCCTTTGATGCTTTTTTACCTCCAGCTGTGGGGCAGATAACACCCTTTGAAAGATTTAAATTGCAACCCTCTGAGGCATGCCCCAAGAATTTTGTTATCTTTGATCAAACAGATCAGCGAAGTAGGATTATGTTCAATCCTGCAATGACCTACAAATTTAATAGTCCTGGCTTAAATGTTCATGCTAATTTTTCTCAAGATTTTGAGAAGAATAAAGTCAATCAAATGGAAAGAGAATTGTCATCTCCTTTTGAAGAAGATCCTAATGACATTGATGCATTGTTGAGCATAGGAGCTGATGAACTAGAAGACTTTGATGAGGAAGAAATAAGCACAGCAAGGACTcatgaaaattatgaaaatttatctGATACTTGCTCCAGTTATTGCTCAAAATCAAGGAAGAGGCTGTCATCATCTTCTGTACACAAGTCTTCTGAGGCTAATGATGGGAATAACAGGGAGATAAAGAGGATGGTGAGGATGTTGAGAAAGATCGTGCCTGGTGGAGGTAATCAAATGGATTCTGTTACTGTTTTAGATGAAGCTGTCAAGTACCTAAAGTCTCTCAAAGTTGAGGTGGAACAATTTGGAGTTGAACCATGA